From the genome of Mustela lutreola isolate mMusLut2 chromosome 16, mMusLut2.pri, whole genome shotgun sequence, one region includes:
- the LOC131817935 gene encoding free fatty acid receptor 2-like, whose translation MALNFQEIALLSAYIIYFLAGLPANLLALRAFTGRVRQPHPAPIHILLLSLTLGDLLLLLLLPFKMIEIVNNFRWPLGDTLCALTAYGFYSSIYYSTWLLMGISIERYRSVAFPVQYKQSRRPIYGVIASLVSCLLSFGHCSIVIIVYYLPAQKEGVDDAIVLPACYEDFSEEQLKVLLPVRLELCLFLFFVPMVVTIFCYWRFVWIMLSRPQVGTRKRWRAVGLAAVTLFNFLVCFGPYNVSHVVGFFQKTSERWRVCAVLLSALNACVDPLIFYFSSSAMRKAFDQRLRGLQSWGVLLSGYCRRRTGEPAAERDGSLGMANVNFTGD comes from the coding sequence ATGGCCCTAAATTTCCAAGAGATtgctctcctctctgcctacataaTATATTTCCTCGCTGGTCTCCCTGCCAACCTCCTGGCCCTGCGGGCCTTCACAGGACGGGTCCGccagccccaccctgcccccatccACATCCTCCTGCTCAGCCTGACGCTGGGGgacctcctgctgctgctgctgctgcccttcAAGATGATCGAGATCGTGAACAACTTCCGCTGGCCCCTGGGAGACACTCTCTGTGCCCTCACCGCCTACGGCTTCTACAGCAGCATCTACTACAGCACGTGGCTTCTGATGGGCATCAGCATCGAGCGCTACCGCAGTGTGGCTTTCCCTGTGCAGTACAAGCAGTCCCGTCGACCCATATATGGAGTGATCGCCTCTCTGGTCTCCTGCCTCTTGTCCTTTGGACACTGTAGCATTGTGATCATCGTCTACTACTTACCAGCCCAGAAGGAGGGGGTTGATGATGCCATAGTCCTCCCTGCCTGCTATGAGGACTTCTCCGAAGAGCAACTGAAAGTGTTGCTTCCTGTGCGGCTAGAgctgtgtctcttcctcttctttgtccCCATGGTGGTCACCATCTTCTGCTACTGGCGCTTCGTGTGGATCATGCTCTCTAGACCCCAAGTGGGAACACGGAAGCGCTGGAGAGCTGTGGGGTTGGCCGCCGTGACCCTCTTCAACTTCTTGGTCTGCTTTGGGCCTTATAATGTGTCTCATGTGGTGGGATTCTTCCAGAAAACGAGTGAACGGTGGCGGGTGTGCGCCGTGTTGCTCAGTGCTCTCAATGCTTGTGTCGACCCCTTGATTTTCTACTTCTCCTCCTCAGCTATGCGCAAAGCCTTTGATCAGAGGCTACGGGGTCTGCAGAGCTGGGGTGTCTTACTGTCAGGGTACTGTAGGAGGAGAACTGGGGAGCCGGccgcagagagagatgggagttTAGGTATGGCCAATGTCAACTTCACAGGAGACTGA